A window of the Xiashengella succiniciproducens genome harbors these coding sequences:
- a CDS encoding RagB/SusD family nutrient uptake outer membrane protein — protein sequence MKKLLSIIGLVIPFAFSACVDDLDVTPKDPDTILSGNLTEAHMEQVLAKIYASFIIPGQGANGGADISSGDENFFTTMRALWNLQELPTDEAICAWGDVGIADLNTQTWSPSNPFLTALYQRLGLSVTYANDFIALTKNIEDPDIARYNAEARFLRALAYYWHIDLFGNPPFVTEEDGVGKSFPKQVSRAELFEYIENELLAIENLVAAPGTHSQQADRGAVWMLLARLYLNAEVYTGTPRWEDCIEYATKVIESGKYELNPNYRQNFSADNHYPANREMIFAWEQDGINTQGYVGTTFLIQSSSDAEYLPAQEIHNLPANPNWNGNRARKDFMNILVDTLATYGNVPVPANDPFFTQCPDTRVYLRIKKSIDIPTAGASGDFGIGVYKFTATNADGSNPENYNEAYACTDFPIFRLADAYLMRAEARFRLGEIEDAVDDVNVIRERAFGGTSGNITAAQLTERFLLDERAREFYYEAHRRTDLIRFGQFTNGTYHWQWKGGVFAGVATSPHLNLYPIPGEEVAANPNMIQNQGY from the coding sequence ATGAAAAAGTTATTATCGATAATAGGTTTGGTCATTCCCTTCGCATTTAGCGCTTGTGTGGATGATTTGGATGTTACGCCAAAGGATCCGGATACCATTCTTTCAGGTAACCTGACTGAGGCTCATATGGAACAGGTTCTGGCCAAGATCTATGCCAGCTTTATTATTCCTGGACAAGGTGCTAATGGTGGTGCTGATATTAGTTCAGGTGACGAAAACTTCTTTACCACTATGCGTGCATTGTGGAACCTGCAAGAGCTGCCTACTGATGAGGCTATCTGCGCATGGGGTGATGTTGGTATTGCAGATTTGAATACTCAAACCTGGAGTCCAAGTAACCCATTTCTTACAGCTTTGTATCAGCGTCTGGGACTTAGCGTTACCTATGCTAATGATTTCATTGCTCTTACCAAGAATATCGAGGATCCAGATATTGCAAGGTACAATGCTGAAGCAAGATTCCTTAGGGCCCTGGCCTATTACTGGCACATTGACCTATTTGGCAATCCTCCGTTTGTTACTGAAGAAGATGGAGTAGGTAAGTCCTTCCCAAAACAGGTGTCAAGAGCTGAGTTGTTTGAATATATCGAGAATGAACTTCTGGCTATTGAAAACCTTGTTGCAGCTCCCGGTACCCACTCACAACAAGCTGACAGAGGCGCAGTTTGGATGTTGTTAGCTCGTCTATACCTGAATGCTGAAGTGTATACTGGGACTCCAAGATGGGAAGACTGTATTGAATATGCAACAAAGGTTATTGAAAGCGGTAAGTATGAGTTGAATCCAAACTATCGTCAGAACTTTAGTGCAGATAATCACTATCCTGCCAACAGGGAGATGATTTTTGCATGGGAGCAAGATGGCATCAATACTCAGGGTTATGTCGGTACTACCTTCCTGATCCAATCAAGTAGTGATGCTGAATATCTTCCTGCTCAGGAGATTCACAACCTCCCTGCCAATCCAAACTGGAACGGTAACAGGGCAAGGAAGGATTTTATGAATATCCTTGTAGATACATTAGCTACTTACGGTAATGTACCTGTTCCTGCAAATGATCCTTTCTTTACACAGTGTCCAGATACAAGAGTATATCTAAGGATCAAGAAGAGTATCGATATCCCAACAGCAGGTGCAAGCGGTGACTTCGGTATCGGGGTTTATAAGTTTACTGCAACAAATGCTGATGGCAGTAACCCGGAGAACTACAACGAAGCATATGCTTGTACTGACTTTCCAATCTTCCGCCTTGCTGATGCATATCTGATGCGTGCAGAAGCACGGTTCAGACTAGGTGAAATAGAAGATGCAGTTGATGATGTGAACGTAATACGTGAACGTGCCTTTGGTGGTACTTCAGGCAATATCACTGCAGCCCAACTGACTGAAAGGTTCCTGCTTGACGAACGTGCAAGAGAATTTTATTACGAAGCACATCGCCGTACAGACCTTATTCGCTTTGGTCAGTTTACCAACGGTACCTATCACTGGCAATGGAAGGGTGGAGTATTTGCTGGAGTAGCTACTTCTCCACATTTGAACCTTTATCCGATACCAGGTGAAGAGGTTGCAGCCAACCCGAATATGATACAGAATCAGGGTTACTAA
- a CDS encoding SusE domain-containing protein, whose amino-acid sequence MKTRFLKYIGLVGIAGILFSCEKDEDKLFLREDAVAPQIVTMPGMTLSRDNGTQTLSFICSPLDAGFKASARYFLEADAVGNNFADPVVIYNGFSIEKVDIVVSDLNALLLRKFTEDVASSAEFRVRAVLTVDAGTGAPGTGSNPFEYVSDVKTATVTPYGLPRLDLIGSGMGQKIESALGDGVYFGIVKLSTANPFTLLDPEANTEYGAAGSSTIEEDGPAIIVETSGYYKLTVDVNALTYTLDPYMLGIVGSATPNGWDGPDIMFDYDKKTDTWYVTTDLATGEIKFRLNNKWDWNLGGALDGLTQGGDNIAVEAGNYTITLTVTGDTGRAVIKKN is encoded by the coding sequence ATGAAGACACGTTTTTTAAAATATATAGGACTTGTTGGGATAGCAGGAATTCTATTCTCATGTGAAAAAGATGAGGATAAGCTCTTCCTTCGTGAAGATGCTGTTGCTCCCCAGATAGTGACAATGCCTGGTATGACATTGTCACGTGACAACGGCACACAGACATTGAGCTTTATCTGTTCACCTCTCGATGCTGGTTTTAAAGCTTCAGCCCGTTATTTTCTGGAAGCTGATGCCGTAGGTAATAACTTTGCCGATCCGGTGGTCATTTACAACGGATTCAGTATTGAGAAGGTTGATATTGTTGTCAGCGACCTTAATGCGTTGTTACTAAGGAAATTTACCGAAGATGTAGCATCTAGTGCCGAGTTTCGTGTAAGAGCTGTACTGACTGTTGATGCTGGAACAGGAGCGCCAGGTACCGGAAGCAATCCGTTTGAATACGTTTCTGATGTTAAGACTGCTACTGTTACTCCTTATGGTCTTCCTCGCCTTGACCTGATAGGTTCTGGAATGGGCCAAAAGATTGAGTCTGCTCTTGGTGACGGTGTGTACTTCGGTATTGTTAAACTTAGTACTGCTAATCCATTTACTCTTCTGGATCCTGAAGCCAACACTGAATATGGTGCTGCTGGAAGTAGTACTATTGAAGAGGATGGACCTGCAATAATTGTTGAGACAAGCGGATATTACAAGCTGACTGTTGATGTAAATGCATTAACCTATACGCTTGATCCTTATATGCTTGGTATTGTAGGGTCTGCTACTCCAAATGGATGGGATGGTCCGGATATCATGTTTGACTATGATAAAAAGACAGATACCTGGTATGTTACTACAGACCTTGCCACTGGAGAAATCAAATTCCGTCTCAATAATAAATGGGATTGGAACCTGGGTGGTGCTCTTGACGGATTGACTCAAGGTGGAGATAATATTGCTGTTGAAGCGGGTAATTATACAATTACTCTGACCGTTACCGGAGACACTGGTAGGGCAGTAATTAAAAAGAATTAG